From the genome of Nitrospira lenta, one region includes:
- the pgm gene encoding phosphoglucomutase (alpha-D-glucose-1,6-bisphosphate-dependent) has product MSLHPLAGQPAPESNLVDVRRLLSAYTADSPDVTVRDQRVAFGTSGHRGSSFKRSFNEQHILAIAQAVSEYRAAQQTTGPLYLGKDTHALSEPAFITALEVLAANGVEVMIDLDGGFTPTPVISHAILSYNRGRLSGLADGIVITPSHNPPEDGGIKYNPPHGGPADTQATKWIEDRANALLAAKLHGVKRFSPERARNAATTHRHDYIRAYVSDLRNVIDMDVIKSANLKLGIDPLGGSGVAYWQPIAERYGLNIETVNPTVDPTFRFMPLDWDGKIRMDCSSPYAMANLIALKDRFDVAFGNDADNDRHGIVTKTAGLMNPNHYLAASIAYLFANRPGWKSDAGIGKTLVSSSLIDRVAAKLTRKLVEVPVGFKWFVSGLLDGSLGFGGEESAGASFLRRDGTVWSTDKDGIIMDLLAAEMMATTGKNPAELYRDLTQELGEPVYERIDAVATPEQKVILSKLSPAQVRATELAGDRILAMLTTAPGNGAAIGGLKVVTDHGWFAARPSGTEDVYKLYAESFRGKEHLKRIQGEAQELIAKVFASAQ; this is encoded by the coding sequence ATGTCCCTTCATCCCTTGGCCGGTCAGCCGGCTCCAGAATCCAATCTCGTCGATGTCCGCCGGCTGCTGTCTGCCTACACGGCGGATTCGCCGGATGTCACTGTGCGCGACCAGCGGGTGGCATTTGGGACCTCCGGCCATCGCGGGTCCTCCTTCAAAAGAAGCTTCAATGAACAGCATATCCTCGCGATTGCGCAGGCCGTCAGCGAGTACCGTGCTGCACAGCAGACGACGGGACCGCTGTACCTGGGCAAAGATACCCATGCACTCTCGGAGCCTGCCTTCATCACGGCGCTCGAAGTGCTTGCGGCCAACGGTGTCGAGGTGATGATCGATCTGGATGGCGGATTTACCCCAACGCCGGTCATCTCGCATGCAATCCTGAGCTACAACCGCGGCCGCCTCTCCGGTCTGGCGGACGGCATTGTCATCACCCCGTCGCACAATCCGCCGGAAGACGGCGGGATCAAGTACAACCCGCCCCATGGCGGACCGGCCGATACGCAGGCCACCAAATGGATTGAAGATCGGGCGAATGCGCTTTTGGCTGCCAAGCTCCATGGGGTGAAAAGGTTTTCTCCTGAACGGGCTCGGAATGCCGCGACGACGCACCGGCATGACTATATCCGCGCCTACGTGAGCGATCTGAGGAACGTCATCGATATGGACGTGATCAAGTCGGCCAATCTGAAGCTTGGGATCGATCCGTTGGGCGGGTCCGGCGTGGCCTATTGGCAGCCGATCGCCGAGCGCTACGGACTAAATATTGAAACGGTGAACCCCACGGTCGATCCGACGTTTCGGTTCATGCCGTTGGACTGGGATGGAAAAATCAGAATGGATTGTTCCTCGCCCTATGCCATGGCGAATCTGATTGCGCTGAAGGATCGTTTCGATGTCGCCTTCGGCAACGATGCCGATAATGATCGTCATGGGATTGTGACCAAAACCGCCGGCTTGATGAATCCCAATCATTACCTCGCGGCATCGATCGCGTATTTGTTTGCCAATCGTCCCGGCTGGAAATCCGATGCGGGGATCGGCAAGACGTTGGTCAGCAGCAGCCTCATCGATCGGGTCGCCGCCAAACTGACCAGGAAGTTGGTTGAGGTGCCGGTCGGCTTCAAGTGGTTTGTGAGTGGACTGTTGGACGGCTCGCTGGGATTCGGCGGTGAAGAAAGCGCCGGGGCGTCATTCTTACGACGGGATGGAACGGTGTGGTCTACCGACAAAGACGGCATTATTATGGATCTACTGGCGGCCGAGATGATGGCGACAACCGGTAAGAATCCGGCGGAACTCTATCGCGATCTGACTCAGGAGTTGGGTGAGCCGGTATACGAGCGAATCGATGCCGTCGCGACGCCTGAACAGAAGGTGATTCTCTCCAAGCTCTCCCCTGCCCAGGTGCGCGCCACGGAATTGGCCGGTGACCGGATCCTCGCCATGCTGACGACGGCGCCAGGCAACGGGGCGGCAATCGGCGGATTGAAAGTCGTGACGGATCACGGCTGGTTCGCGGCCAGGCCATCGGGCACCGAAGATGTGTATAAGCTGTACGCGGAGAGCTTTCGCGGCAAGGAGCATTTGAAGCGGATTCAAGGTGAGGCCCAGGAGCTGATCGCCAAGGTGTTTGCCTCAGCACAGTGA
- a CDS encoding Dyp-type peroxidase — MSPANEEEFPPTPQPVLAPLTSAAIFLTVCIKPDRESYATVRALCASLPGIFRAVDFRRLEAGLSCVMGFGANAWDQLFGQPRPAELHPFREIRSGERHAVSTPADVLFHIRAAHMDMCFELATHIMERLGEAVSAVDETHGFRYFDDRDLLGFVDGTENPRGEAVRQAALVAGEDPSFTGGSYVIVQKYLHDMPRWNALSTEAQERIIGRKKLSDIELDDAVKPSSAHSALTTIVENGKQVQILRDNMPFGRPGHGEFGTYFIGYSRSPRTTEQMLENMFIGRPAGNYDRLLDFSRAVTGSLFFAPSATFLENAGPEESSPAPTGP, encoded by the coding sequence ATGAGCCCAGCCAACGAAGAAGAATTCCCACCGACTCCACAGCCCGTTCTTGCGCCGCTCACCAGCGCGGCGATATTCCTCACCGTCTGTATCAAGCCGGACCGTGAGAGTTACGCAACTGTGCGCGCGCTCTGCGCCAGTCTCCCGGGAATTTTTCGCGCGGTCGATTTCCGTCGCCTCGAGGCAGGCCTTTCGTGCGTCATGGGATTCGGAGCGAATGCGTGGGATCAACTGTTTGGACAACCTCGGCCGGCTGAACTCCATCCGTTTCGTGAGATCCGATCGGGTGAACGCCATGCCGTCTCGACGCCCGCCGACGTGTTGTTCCACATCCGCGCCGCGCACATGGATATGTGTTTCGAGTTGGCGACCCACATCATGGAGCGGCTGGGAGAAGCCGTCTCTGCGGTGGATGAGACCCACGGCTTCCGCTACTTCGATGATCGCGACCTGCTTGGATTCGTCGACGGGACGGAAAACCCCCGTGGGGAGGCCGTTCGTCAGGCGGCGCTCGTCGCCGGAGAAGACCCTTCGTTTACCGGCGGAAGCTATGTCATCGTTCAAAAATACCTCCACGACATGCCTCGCTGGAATGCGCTTTCAACAGAGGCGCAAGAGCGCATCATCGGGCGCAAAAAGCTTTCCGACATCGAGCTGGACGATGCCGTGAAGCCATCGTCAGCCCACAGTGCGCTGACCACCATTGTCGAGAACGGAAAACAAGTTCAGATTCTGAGAGACAACATGCCCTTTGGCCGACCCGGCCACGGCGAATTCGGCACATACTTTATCGGATACAGCCGGTCTCCGCGGACGACTGAACAAATGCTCGAGAACATGTTCATCGGGCGCCCCGCCGGCAACTACGACCGGCTATTGGATTTTAGCCGAGCCGTCACGGGCAGCTTGTTTTTTGCTCCATCAGCGACGTTTCTTGAAAATGCCGGGCCTGAAGAATCTTCTCCAGCGCCCACCGGCCCGTAG